TTTGATCTTTAACTATAATGAAATATAATGCAATGTTCATGTTGTTTGTAATAGCTCCTAGGTTAGTTTTCTTGGCAGTTAAAGAGGATTTTAATCTTTGTTAAAAGAAACTGCACATAGATTATGCAACCATCTGGTCACTGCTAACAAAACAATAACTTCTCCCTAAAATAGTACTTCAATTAAATTTCAGTCACACTTTCAAGTTGTATTCAATTATCAGCTGCAATAAATAATTGCTGTGAAAATGATTGTTTGTGCAACTATTGTACTTATGTCATTATTTCTGACACACTAATATTGATTTTGTTCTGTCTAATACAGGCACCAAAACATCAAATTTAATAAACACAAATAATTTAAAGAAAACGATATTATGGAAGGAAGGAGTGGTGTCAAAGGTACACTCTACCTTCTGTTGACAGCGATTGGAATCCCAGGTAATATAATTATCATTGCATCACTCATCCACATTGCTTATTATGACCACAAGCTCCTTGCAGCAGATGCAATACTGTCCAATTTAGCTACTGTGAATTTGTTTGTGGTTCTGGTAAGATGTATCCCAGAAACCACAGCAGCATTTGGACTAAAGCAACTCTTTGATGACAATGGTTGTAAGATTGTAATTTTCATTTACAGAACCACCAGGTCTTTGTCAATCTGGATGACTTGTCTACTTAGTGGCTTTCAATGTATTAGTTTAATTCCAGTTACTCCAACTTGGTCCACTGTCAAAAGACAAGCACCAAAATACCttggtcctgttgttgtgttttTGTTGTTGCTGAACATGTCCTTAAGTACTCCAGCTATATTATTCTCTATTTCCTCAGCAAATAACAGAACTGGCAATAAACACGCTGTGAATCTTGAGTACTGCTTTGTGAGATTCCCATCGCAGACAGTAAAGCTGGCTAATGGTGCACTACAGACTTCCAGAGATGTTATACCCATTGTGCTTATGATTCTTGCAAGTGCTTATATTTTACTAGTTCTGTACAGACACAGGCTGCAAGTAAAAGAGATTCGGAACTCAAGCAACAAGCAGGGATCCACAATGGAGATCCGAGCAGCAAAAGCAGTGGTTACTTTGGTTACCCTTTATGTTCTTTTCTTCGGAATTGACAATATTCTCTGGATTTACACCTTGACAGTCGCTAGAACAATGCAGACCTCTCTCATCTCAGATCTCCGCGTTTTCTTTTCTTCCCTGTACGCATCAGTCAGTCCTATTGTTATCATTATTTCGAATAGAAAAGTTCACAACAAATTGAAATGCAGAAAGATAAAACAGGAAGCAATGTATTCAGAAACTGTTTCGTGAATCGTTCCAACACTAGATTTATGGAAATGTCAAACAACATAATGTTTAACATATTTCTAGATTTAAATTAATAATAAAGATTTTACGTATTGGAAATTCATTTTTAAGTATTCTTAATTTTACTCATATTGGAAAAGTTTTGACAACTGTCATTTGAACTCTTGCAACTGTCATTGCAAGAGTTCAACTACACTGGATAAGTCAATTTGGTGGCATTTTAGCTTTATTTTATTGACATTGCTGGAAAAAGAAACAATATTTATTATAGATCCCTGACTGCCCTTGAAAACATGATAATGAGCAGTCATGTAGCAACATTATACCTGGTTTGGCCAAGGTGCTCTCACAATGCTCTGAGGCAGGGAATTCTGGGATTTGAGCCCAGCAGTGATAAAGTCAGTCACAATGGCATTGTGATTCCATGTCTAAGGCGTTCTGCTTTAATGCACATTTCGCCGATGTGAATTCGCTGTAACATGGTTGATGaattggggatgctgtttctaaagtgcaaacttttaaaatgtgtgttggctgtaatgtgattacatcaccaacactttaaacGCTGTTTTTAAAGTGTAATGCAGGGTTGCACATGAATGCAACCATTGCGTTATAGAAGCACAGACCATACCTGCTGTGGTCACTGGTAGAGGCCACAGTTTCAGGTGATGTtgttggagaaggagaggattaggcaaaatgggaggatatttaattggggaagaggagacTATGAtacgattagacatgagttaggaagcatggattgtgagcaattgttccatggtaaaggcactatagacatgtggagactgtttaaggaacagttgttgcaagtgatgaataaatatgtccctctgagacaggcaagaagtggtaagataaaggaacctttgATGATAAGagtggtggagcttctcgtcaaaaggaaaaaggtagcttacataaggtggaggaagctaggatcaagctcagctctacaggattacaggcaggcaaggaaggagcttaaaaatggtctgaggagagccaggagggggcacgagaaaggcttggcagaatggattagggagaacacaaaggcattttacacttatgtgaggaataagagaatggtcaaagaaagagtaggcccgatcagggatagcatagggaatttgtgtgtggagtctgaggaggtaggggaagccctaaatgagttttttgcttctgtctttatgaaagaaacaaactttgtagtgaatgaaacctttgaagagcagatgtgcatgctggaatggatagaggtagaggaagctgatgtgctgaaaattttgtcaaacattaagattgacaagtcgccaggcccggaccagatttgtcttcggctgctttgggaaacgagaaatgcaattgcttcgccacttgcgaagatcttttcattcTCGCTccccactggagtcgtacctgaggactggagagaggcaaatgtaattcctctcttcaagaaaggaaatagggaaatccccagcaattacagaccagtaagtctcacgtctgtcgtctacaaggtgttagaaaggattctgagggataggatttatgaccatctggaagagaaaGGCttaattaaatgcagtcaacacggctttgtgaggggcaggtcatgcctcacaaaccttatcgagttctttgaggatgtgactagaaaggttgatgagggtcaagctgtggatgtggtgtatatggactttagcaaggcatttgataaggttccccatgttaggctcattcagaaggtcaggaggaatgggattcaggggaacatagctgtctggatacagaattggctggccaacagaagacagcgagtggtagtagaaggaaaatattctgcctggaagtctgtgttgagtggtgttccacagggctctgtccttgagcttctattgtttgtaatttttattaatgacttggatgaggggattgaaggatgggtcagcaagtttgcagatgacacaaaggttggaggtgtcgttgacagtttagagggctgttgtaggctgcagcgggacattgacaggatgtagagatgggctgagaggtgacagatggagttcaacctggataaatgcgaggtgatgcattttggaaggtcgaatttgaaagctgagtacaggattaagggtaggattcttggcagtgtggagaaacagagggatcttggtgtgcaggtacatagatcccttaaaatggccacccaagtggacagggttgttaagaaactacatggtgttttggctttcattaacagggggattgagtttaagagtcgtgagatcttgttgcagctccataaaactttggttagaccacacttggaacactatgtccagttctggtcgccctattataagaaagatgtggatgctttggagcgggttcagacgaggtttaccaggatgctgcctggactggagggcttatcttataaggagaggttgactgagctcggactgttttcattggagaaaaggaggagaagaggggacctaattgaggtgtacaaggtaatgagaggcatagatagagtcgatagccagagactatttcccagggcagaaatgactaacatgaggagtcatagttttaagctggttggaggaaagtatagaggggatgtcagaggcgggttctttatgcagagagttgtgagagcacggaatgcgttgccagcagcagttgtggaggcagggtcattggggacatttaagagactcctggacatgcatatggtcacagaaatttaagggtgcatacatgaggatcagtggtcagcacaacattgtgggctgaagggcctgttctgtgctgtactgttctatgttctatgtcctatgttctaagCCAGATTGGAGTATCTCTCAAAGGTTCTAAACTGATGCAATACTGGTACAAAACAAGGCGAAATATTTTCAAGTAGGAAATTTCACTCAACTTTGCTTCAAAATCTGTCTGACTATAGGTTCAATTTAAATTGAAAATGTAATAATTCTATGAGGCACTAATGATAAACATCTGAATTGTGAATCTACTATAATTTGACCATATACAGTCTACTCAAACACCATGTTAGCAATATTTTATGGACATTAAACCTTATTTACTTTAATTATCAAAGTTGAGAATGTTAGTATTTGCATTGTCCTCTGTTTGAATACGCACAATTTACCACTGGTAGGGTTCCCTTCTTTTCCAATCCCTCTACTATCTCATCTCTTGAAGAGTCTACTGCTTTAACATGTGACAAATAAATGCAGACCAAGTTATCTCTCCACCTACATTTCCAAATTTCAGATTGGATCATTCTTTACTTTCTCTACACCCTTTCATATTGAGTGTTATGTTCTACCTGCCTTCAGTCTGTTTTCTGTATGCATTAAACAAAGTAGCTGATAACAGTTACTTTGAGGCTTAAAATAACATTATTATGCTTTTGGAAAAATGTAAAAATGGATATACTAAAATTGATATTCATGATTATCAATATTCTAATATTGGTATTAATGAAATACAGTATTGCATGAGCTATTTTAGTTTCATATTGTATTGCACTTTGAAATATATTATATATTGATCAGAATATTAATAGACTTCTTGAGTTAGGTTATACATATTCATTTAAGCTAATCATGTAAAATTGCACAAATGCTTGAAAATGTCTATTGTGTTCCTCATTAGGCTCGAATATGAAAGTAACTATAACACAAACtgaattctttttttaaaaaaatggaataTATAAAAATCAAATCGGTTTGAATCCCAGTTAAGTTTTAATCAGCATTCAATCTTATTCAGTAACTATATACTGAATAGAAGTGAATTAGTGCATGACGATTTTAGATaatattaaagtcactcactcaTATTGTCAAAATTTGAACAGGCTACTGTATATTAAATTTCTGGCATGCAGGAATTGTTATCAATGTATATAATGTATACATAATATATAAAATGATGACTTTACTATACGCTGCTAGGTATAAATACAATCTACAATAATGAGTCAGTAATAAAAATAGTCATGTAGCTTGACTATTTGCAAAATAAATTTTCATAAGACAAATCTCTTTCAATTAAGCTATAAAATAATAAAAAGGACACTAAAAAACCCTCAGTGATTACAATTTCTTACATTCTGGAATAGCACAGTTTTCCATTAGAATGATGAGTAAATGTAGCCAAACCAATCTAAGGATATTAGGTGCTCACGAAATTACTTTCAAAATGTTTAAAGTCAATGCTGGAAGGAATCGTGGATtggtttctttttacttttctcaaaTCATATTTCATGCTACATGTTCCTTGTATAACTTAGAGTCTGATTACCCAAGGTGAAAATATTATGAAAAATACATTTCAGGAAGATTCTTAAAATAATTAGTTAATACTGAGAGGCATGCTGTAACATGATGTGACCTCAATACAGTGACTTGACACCAGCCCCTGGAATATATAAAACTACTAATTGGAATGAAGTCTATGATTTGAAATCTTCCAAAACACCTTTATCTCTTTGATCACGGAGATGAAACACTTTTTTAGCAGTGGCCATGTACCTGGACAGATTTTTCATCAGCTGCAGCAAACTATAATGATAAATATTTCAGAGTTAACTCTGATTTGACTACAAGTTCCACTTGATTGATTTTATTCAGTTTTTATACAATTTCCTATTGCTTTTGAGAAAAATgttggtcggcatgaatgagttggactgaagggtttgtttcctgctgtacatctctatgactcgatgattctAATTCTTTTATTAGTTCACATGATGTGTGTGTTACTGGTAAGGAAGTGCCCATGCCCTTAAACTGAATGGCATGCTAGGTCCCTTTCAGaggcagtgaagagtcaaccacaatgctgtaggtctggagtcacatgtaggccagacccagtCAGGACAACAGATTTCTCTCCCAAACCAGATAGGTGTCTACAATGATCATTATACGGCCACCATTACACTAGCTTTTAAttcgatttttaaaaataatgaatcCAAATTTCACCAACTGCTTTGCTTGGATTTAAATCCATGTCCCCAGATCAATAGGCTGGGCCTGAAATACTATTCTAGTTATATTACCACTATACCACCTCCTTCTCATTATTCCTATTATGACTAATGATAAAAGCAATCATAGTAATACAATGAGGAAAATTTTGAACAGAAAGATATTTTTGCCTGTATGTTTTGTACACTTTCAAATTAGTTCATATAACTGTTAACATAAACCTCAACATTTTGGTTATGTTTTCACCTATATAAATCCCATTACTCACCTGTCTCTAAGGGCCTGAGGTGATGAGAATAATAGCGAGTGTGATGGTTTATTTGAGTAAGAATCTAAAATCAGAT
This portion of the Chiloscyllium punctatum isolate Juve2018m chromosome 45, sChiPun1.3, whole genome shotgun sequence genome encodes:
- the ora2 gene encoding olfactory receptor class A related 2; the encoded protein is MEGRSGVKGTLYLLLTAIGIPGNIIIIASLIHIAYYDHKLLAADAILSNLATVNLFVVLVRCIPETTAAFGLKQLFDDNGCKIVIFIYRTTRSLSIWMTCLLSGFQCISLIPVTPTWSTVKRQAPKYLGPVVVFLLLLNMSLSTPAILFSISSANNRTGNKHAVNLEYCFVRFPSQTVKLANGALQTSRDVIPIVLMILASAYILLVLYRHRLQVKEIRNSSNKQGSTMEIRAAKAVVTLVTLYVLFFGIDNILWIYTLTVARTMQTSLISDLRVFFSSLYASVSPIVIIISNRKVHNKLKCRKIKQEAMYSETVS